The Sulfobacillus thermosulfidooxidans genome segment GTTACTCCGAACTGCAATTCGGCCCAACCTAATTGTGTCATGCTTTCCCCTCCCCTGCACCAATGTTGGGCATTTCCTTAACATTCGTGCTGATAGGATTTAATTATCGCGAAATCGCTATTACAGGTATAACATAGATGTGCTTGAGGATTCAGAACCTATCGGTGCTAGGATGCATTCGATTTTTGCAGGGGAGGAATATACCACAGTTAGTCGTTGTGAGCTAATTCACAAAGCCCAATCCAGAAGGAGGAATATTCATCTCGGATTAGATCGATGGAACTATTATGACACGTTTGGGCTCAAATTGACAACATGCGAATTAAAACGGGCAATCACTGATAGAGCTCTGGGTTGCACCGAAAACCGGCAAGGAGTTTTTTTCCATACTTCTCCATCAATATCAATCGCCATGATCGGTTCAGTCGTGACTAAAATGTCTTTTACAGCGCAATAATGCGCCGAGCGGTCACTAATTTGGCGCCCCACAAGAAGACGGCTTGCGACTTTAAATAAGGACCACCAATCTTGCCCTCCTAAACTAAATACATGCAATCGACCGTCCTGATAAGAAGCATGATCGAGCATGAATACAGGGCCTGCCAAATTGCGGCCTTTGGCTACAATCAATTGGCGAGTCCGAAAGACATCGACACGGTTCCAATATTCCATGCGCACCTGAAAAACCGGTGTTTGCATAATGGCTTTGCGCACGCCTTTGGGCCATGCCAACCACCCTAATCTGCGTTTCGATTCGGCTGTTAATAATTGAGTGAGACGTTCGCTAACTCCTAACGTGGCTGTATTTAAAAAGTAACGTTGATCTGACCCGCTTTGTGCTAGACCCAGATCAATCGGCACCACTGGTCCATTAGCTAAAACCGGGATAAGTTGCGAGAGGGAATTGGGTAAGTTCAATCCCGAAAAGAAGGTATTGCCGGTTCCTAAAGGCAATACACCCATCACCACCGGCCGATGGGCCAAAATGTTTGCCGCTGCCGATTGAGTCCCATCACCCCCTCCAATCAAAAAACGGGTAATTCCGGCCCGGTAATAGGATTCGATAGCTTCTCGAAACGCCTTTTCATCTTCTGGTAAGATGGCTTCCACCAAATTTAACGCATTAGCAAGCGCCTTCTTGACTTCGGTAAATCGCTCACGTCCGGTCCGGGAATGTGGGTTGACCACAAGAGCCGTTGGCTCTTCCCGAAATGTCTGTCTAATGACGTCGACGGATCACACCACCTATCATCCTTGGCTTGTTGAATACTATATTAACCGGAAATGTTAATATTGGCGCAAATCACATGCCCATTTTGCTGGTTAACGGCCATTAGGCTGTCCGTCTTCCTTCCTCCTTACTCAAACGACTCAAAACCCGTTTCCGACGATTTTCTACCTGACAGACATTGGCGTATGTTCATCGCCTTCGCCCATAAAATTGTGCCAATTTATGACTCCATATTATGACTCGGTAATAATTATCATATAATAGTAACGAAGAGGTGTGGATGCCGAAGACGAAACCTTACACGACTTTATGTTTTTTGTTAATTTTTTGTGTATAGTCGATACAAAACTAACAAATATTATTTGCATATTGCGTAGTTCTGACATATATTAGATGTAACAGGAAAACTACTAATTCCGGAGGTGCGGAAAGTGTCAACTTCATCCCCATTCAATATCGTTCCGGTCATGCACATTTCTTCAGGCCGTGTTATCCGGTGGCAAGGCGACCACTTTATCCGCTGCCACGGAATCGAAGCCAATCCTTTATCTCTTGCCTTAAATTGGCTTCAACAAGGCGCCCACCAACTCCATGTCATCGACTTAGACGCCGCACAAAATCGTGCATCTGTTGTCCCAGCACTTCTGTTGGCACTGATGAATAAAAGCGCTCAGGTCTCAGTGGGCGGCGGCATTCACAAAGTCTGCACCGCCAAAGAACGTCTATCTTACGGAGCCTCACATATTGTGGTAGGGTCACTGTTGGCTGATCCTTTATTACTTCACAAAGTTGTTCGGGCTGTCGGGGCACACCGGATCTGGGGCAGTATCCCAGTAGAAAATGGAATCGGTCTTGATCAACATATTATCCATGCCAAAGAGGCAGGACTGCACAATTTGGTTCTGGTTGCGCAAAGTCCATCTACAATGGCTGAGCCAGCCAATTTACGCCTCATTGAAAAACTTACCCAAGACGGTTTTAGTATTTGGACCTCCGGCCAAATACACCACAGTCACGAGCTGGTGACGATGTATCAGGCGGGTGCTAAAGGCGCGCTTATTAGTCGTGCCCTTCATGATGGCACTTTAACCATGGATAGGATTGCCGAAGATATCCAGCGTGCCGGCGCCCATATGAGCGCTTAATAGACCGCTGTGATTTCTTAATCCCAAGGGGAATTTCCAAGCCCACCCGCCATCATGAGTACAAATCCATGTGTTTGTCGCTCACTCGTCTCAAGCAAAATCAGAGTCCCCCTCTATCCTCCTTACCGACGGATTAGTATCTCTCTTGTCACATTAAACAGGCAGGAATAAATCGCTATGTGCTGGACAAAGATGAGGACTCGAGAGCTCCGAGCTCCTTTCTGCATTCCTAGTCTCATTCTCTTATCGCCGCATAGCGTAAAATCCAAAAGTCACGCGGCTAATCGTGTGTTCAGCTCCGTCTTAAAATACAATAGGTTCTTTCCTGGACTAATCATCACCGGGTATTGCAGGACTGGGTATCGAATAAAGCCACTTACCGGGTTTTCTCGTGCGCATCATCACAAATGACTGAGATTGACGATGATCCCAATACCTATTTTGCGGTACCATAGAGGTTGATGATTGAGAAAGTACCTCAGTTGATTTGGGCACTAATATTCTACCGGCCGTATGATTCCCGGGATGAATAGTCCAGAAGAGAGAAGGAATTGTTTATGTCGCAATCTTTGCGTTCGAAAAAAGCTACGTCAAAATCAGGAGATGGTGTAATCGCTGTGACTCCGCCAGAGATTGTTAAAGAATCCGATGCGCCCCTGGTGGATCATGAAAAAATCGAACAAGCTGTTCGTATGATACTCGAAGCCATTGGGGAAGATCCAGACCGGGAAGGACTACAAGACACCCCTGCTCGCGTCGCCAGGATGTATGAAGAAATTTTTTCAGGACTTCACCGTGATCCTTCCGAAGTCTTATCAGCCCGTTTTCATGTGGATCACAATGAAGTGGTATTAGTCAAAGATATTCCGTTTTATTCGGCTTGCGAACACCATCTTTTGCCCTTTTTTGGCCAGGCACACGTGGCATATCTCCCCCGCCACGGCGTGGTAACCGGTTTATCAAAACTGGCTAGATTGGTTGATTTAGTCGCCAAGCGACCGCAAATTCAAGAACGGATGACCAATATTATTGCGGATACCCTAGAAAACGATCTTGATGCGGCCGGAGTTATGGTGATCATTGAGGCTGAACATTTATGTATGACCATGCGGGGCATCAAGAAACCGGGAAGCAAAACAGTGACCATTGCATCGCGCGGAGCATATGAAGATCCCGACCGCCAACAAGAAATCTTGCGGATGTTAAAACTGGGATAAGTACTTGGACCAGCCCACAGCCAAGAAAGAATTGAAGCATGCGCTGGTCCAAGTTCCTAACAAGGATATACCGCAATTTTATGTTATATTTATTCATTATTATGCATCATTTATTCGCTGAAGGGATGTGATGAACGGTCATGCCGATCTCAAGATCTTCTCATGCGCCCGACTGGCAAAGTACCGTTCAAATGCTTTGGGAGATTTTGCACCAAGTCGTCCACGAAGAAGAAAGTACTCCGGTTGTTCAAAAAGCTCAGGAATCTTACGTATTTGCTGATCGCTTACGCATCGAACAAGTTCCCTACCACCTGCGAGGAAATATTGATGCCCAAAGTGATTCCCATGCGTTAGAGCTTTTAGATCATACAATTCGCCTGCTTACTGAACAGATCCGGTTGCAAAACTTAACCGAAGATCTGCATCGGATTAACTTAGTTGAAAAGGGAAGGCGATCACAAATTCGGCCTTTGCGCGGTTCCATTCGCGAATTAGCGGACGTGTTCCACCCTGAACACGCAAGCAGTTATCCCGAACGCGTCGAAGGCCGGCTCGTTCTCACCTCACATCCAACGGAAAGCACCCGGCGTACGATTCTCCAACACCTGCGCAAAATCGCAGACTTACTCGAACAGCCAGGGTTTGATGCCTCCGATCCTCAATGGCATCATAATCTGAAAGAATTGTTGCGCGTTTTATGGCGGACACCCAATCAACGGGTAGCGCGCCCTACCGTAATGGATGAAGTAGAACTCGGTCTTTATTACATTCGCCAATCGCTGTTCCAAGCCTTACCCGCGGTTTATGATGATTTGGATGCTGCTTTAGGCCACCATACGCCGGTGTCCTGGGCCATTGATTCATGGATTGGCGGAGACCGGGATGGCCATCCCTTCGTCGACGTGGCTGTCACACAAAAAACTTTGCAGCGGCATCAAGAAGTCGCTATCCAGCTCTATTTACAGTCTCTGGATGAATTGGAACGCACATTAACAGCAGAGCCCCGTTATATTCATCATCTTGATTTGCTAGAACGCTGGCTAATGGCCCAAGGCCGTCTCTTTTTAGACCGTGCCGAAGATTTAAGACAGCACTACCCGCAAGAACCCTTACGTCAAATGATTGGTCTCATTGCAGAAAAACTCAAGGTGACCTTAACTCACCGCTTAGGCGGATATGTCTCAACTGAGAGTTTTCTTCAAGATGTTCGCCAATTAGCTGCCCATTGGGATCCCGATCCCCTGCGGTGGCCTCGTGAACTCCGGATTTTACTTCGTCAAATCGAGATTTTTGGATTACATCTGGCAGCTTTGGATATCCGACAACATAGCCGGGTGCATACACAAGCCATGGCAGACATTTTGGGTGCAGAATATTGGGAGTGGTCTGATGATGAGCGAATTCAGGCTATCCACAATGCTTGGGTCAATCATCCTCCCTTTGTCCCCCAAAGTCCCGTAACCCAAGACTTAAAGGACGTTCTCGATTTAATCGCGCATTACCAACGAGTTTCTGGTCAAGACGGTATCCGCAACTACCTGGTCAGTATGGCTCACCGGGCCAGCGATCTCTTGGCCGTGCTATTTCTTATTCACATCACAGACCCTCAGGTATCTGTCAATATTATTCCAGTGGTTGAGACCTTAGATGACTTGCAACATGCCCGAGCGATGATGGACAAGGTCAATCATGATACCCTGTGGCAAGAGCACATTGCCCGACGGAACGGATACCAAGAAGTCATGTTAGGGTATTCGGACAGTACGAAAGATGCCGGGAGCTTAACTGCATCATGGGCGATTTTTCGCGCCCAATTGGACCTTACGGAATGGGCTCAAGAAAAGCAATTACGGATGGGATTTTTTCACGGGCGCGGAGGCGCTCTTGGTCGAGGTGGAGGGCCTACGTCCTACGCCATTACGGGACAGCCCAGTGCCAGTGTCAAAAGCTTTTTACGCATTACCCAGCAGGGAGAAGTGTTATCCCAAAAATTTTTGTTGCCCAAAATTGCGTACCGAAGTCTTGAACTGATGATGGTATCGCATGCTCGTGCTGTGATGTTTCCCAGCCCTGATCCGGACGAGGGTACGCGAAGGGACATGGATGCTTTAGCTGAAATTGCCTTCCAACATTACCGCCAATTAATTAATCGTCCTGATTTTTGGGAGTACTTTTTGGCTGTTACCCCCATTCGCGAAATGAGCGCTCTCAACTGGGGTTCACGCCCATCATGGCGCGAGCAATTCCGTTGGGAAGATTTACGGGCCATCCCCTGGGTCTTCTCGTGGACACAAAACCGGATGTTATTACCCGGATGGTATGGTGCAGGGCATGCTTTAGATACATTTCTCAAAAACGGCAAAACCCGTCTTTTACAGGAATGGTATCAAACCTGGCCGTTTTGGACCACGAACATGCATAATTTGGAGCTTGCCCTGGTGAAATCCGATATGCACGTGGCCATTGCATACCATGACCTCGTACCTAGGGAGCTCACAGCTCAATTTTGGCCCCTTATCCAAGATGACTACAACCGCTTACATGACGCCTTATTAACGATTACCGGTCATTCCCAGCTTCTGGATGACCAGCCCCGGCTTCAAGAAGTAATTCGGTGGCGAAATCCTCATGTCGATCCGTTAAACTATCTTCAAATTGAACTGTTGGCACGCTACCGGGAAAAAAACGACGACATCCTTCTTCCTCTCATCGCTAAAACGATGGAAGGTATCGCATTAGGAATGCGCAACACCGGATGATGAAATGGGCGAACGGGAATACCCCGTTCGCGTCCTCTGGTGGTTTGTCTTTAAACGTAATCCGCAAGAAAACAATAGATTATGCAGAGGATCCTGCTCGCAAAGGCCTGGGTTCCCTGTATAGGGAAAGCAGAACGTTTTCCGCATTTTCCAAGCTATTCTTCCGTTATGGACAGATCACTTAAGCAGATTGAGCTGTTCCCCAGAAAAACCTGATATAAAAAGCATGAGCGTAATGAAGGTTATTCAAATGGGCGCCATAAACCTCCTCAACAAAGGAATGCATGGGGCGATTTACATGGGGGAGTGCTCGGTACCCCGTCGTGTTCCCCTCCGGGGAACACGACGGCGTAGGAGCGGCTGAACCCCGCCGATGTGGCTAGTGGGATAAATGGTGGCGCGTCCGGAGGAATACTCCCAGGGTCTCACGCCCCCTCGATCCAGCCAGAAAGGTGCCCCCAGAATCTCCATCATTTAGAGCGAAGAGGTTTAATCAAGCCCGGTCGTTAAAATGTTGGCTGTAATACCGCAAAGTTGCCCGATATGGATCTAGGTCTTTAAAAGCGGGCTCATTGACAATTAACGTCCACAATAAGCGAAAAGCACTGCCCCGGTCATCGTCATTCCATAACGTTAACGCATAGAAGAGATCAAGGGTCACATCATGGGGAAATTCTTGCCGTGCCTGTTCTAACCATAGACGCGCGTCATAAATTTGGCCAGCAAGACGTAAATCATTGGCCAAAGCAATGATAATGCGCCGTTTCAAGACTTTAGGCGGATCATGCTCAAGGGCCTCGCGATAGAGGCGAACCGCATCTGTTATCCTATTCAGCTCATCTAAAATCATGCCCATTTCCAGTTCCAGGTATGGATTGTCAGGTTCTTGCTCCATCCATTGGGCCAGTTGTTCCCGGGCTTCTTCAAACTTGTGATGATTTTTTAAATGACGAATTAACGTCAAATCTGGTTCCGTTGGCATTAGGCGTCCTCATTTCACCATTTGTGGTAAATTCTATGATCTTCACTATATCATGGTTCGCAATTCGATGTAGCCTCTGGCGAACTTCGGCCTGGATTGGTCGAAGATGGTTCTCGTGGTATGCTGGATAGCATGGGGTTCAGTTTGCAGCGCCAGGATGGCCGGCAGTACACCCAATGATGGGCTATGGCTAAAGAAAGGAGGGAGCGGCATGGGGACTCCGCCGTTGAGGAGGCGTCTCCACGCCGCTGAGATATGATGGATTTCGATTCAGGAGTGGTTTTTCACGTCAATGACGCCTCTTCCCAAAAGCAGCGTGCCGCTTTAAAAAATATTTCCAATTTGCTAGCCGAAATGCCTGAAATTCCGGTGGAATTGGTTGTACAAGGTGACGCCATCAATTTGGTTGTTTCGAACGAGACGGCACTCGCACAAGAACTCGCTGCATTGCAACAACAAGGCGTTGTGATTGCCGTGTGTCACAATACTATGAAAGCTAAAGGCGTCACAGAAGCTGACTTATTGCCGGGAATGACAATCGTGCCTTCGGCCGTCGGCGAATTGGTGCGCCGGCAACGCCAAGGATTAGCGTATATTAAACCCTAAGCCCAAATACTTAAAACTCTCGAAAACTTAGTAAACCCCTTGGAGACCTTTCGGTTCCTCTCCAGGGGTTTTCGAATCTTAAGGTAAAAATCACCCGATTGGGTCTTCTCATCACACCATCTGCATAGGATATAGCAAAGGTTTCACGTAACCGAGATGGATCGATTCCTATCAATCCCAGCAATCCTGCCACTTTTATCAATGAAGGAGGACAAGGTTATGACGTGGAAAGAAGCGCTCCAAGAAGCGGTAGAAGAACGCGATCTCGCCGAACATGCATTTATCCATGCCTCCACTGAATATTGTGATTATCACATCTACCGGCTTCAAGCCGCCGAAGAAAAAGTGCGCTTGGTTATACGTCAAGCTCGCGCTGCCATGGGTTATGGGACCAAGAAGCTTAGTGCGCCTTTGGTACCGCAACTCCATGCACACTCAGAAACTCATTTTACCGGTTACGACCGGTTGACCGAAGACGAATAACCGCGGCGCTGGGCAGCCCGAACTTTAGCCTGCATTTCTTCCGCCCACAGTTCCAGCATGAGTAACGAATAGATTTGTCGAGCCGTGGTACCGTGGCCAGGCCCCATATCCGCCAACAATCGGTGAACCTCGGCAATATTTAGCCATTCTTGTGTCAAAGCCGAATCGCTTGTTAGAGTATCCCAGGCTATATCATGCAACGGCCCAGCTAAAAGATCTGTAAGCGGTGTCGGAAAGCCTTGTTTCGGCCTGCGCACAATTTCAGGTGGCAAAACCCGTTTCGCTACTTCCCGTAATACCCTCTTGTCTTCTTTCCCAGATCGGCGAAGAGCTAAGGGTAAACGCAGAGCTAAGTCGACCACTTCATGATCACAAAACGGCACCCGAATTTCCAGATTATAGTGCATGCCAATACGGTCCGCTTTAAGCAGCACATCATCAGGCAAAAACCATTGCACATCAAACCCTTGCATGGCCTGGAGTTCGGGAAGATTGGCATGAGTCATCCAATATTCGGCAACAGCCCCTGGTCTATCGGGTTGAACCCACTCGGGCTTCAAAATACGCTGTTGTTCTTCCGGGTTAAAGGTGAACCCGACGCCACGGTACCGTTCGCTAATAGGGATGGCCGCACGTCGAAAAGCATTAGAGCCTGGCCAATTTTGCTGGATCCATAGGTTTCTAGCCCATGCCGGCACTTTTCGCAGCCAGGAGAGGCTGTGAACCTCGCCATATCCCGCATACCCGGCGAAAATTTCATCTGCGCCTTCACCCGAGATCATCACCGTTTCTTGCTCGGCAGCAGCTTTGGCCACCCCGTCAAGCGGCAAGACGGTCGGATCGGCCATCGGCTCATCTAACACGTATGCTAGTTCCCGGACACGCTCAGGAGTAATGGCTAAATCCACATCAACTCGGTGCAGCGCAATGCCGTAGGTTTTGGCGACTTTCTCAGCCCAGGCAAATTCGTCGTACCCTGGGTATTTCGCGGGAAATGTGGCCGACCATGCCTCCAACGGTCGTTCTAGTGTCCCAGCAGCAATGGCTGTCAATACACTCGAATCTAATCCTCCAGACAAAAACACTCCTAATGGCACATCCGAAGCTAAATGGCCGCGCACGACGTCGACCAATAAGCCGTGTAGGCGATCGGCCCAATAAGTCATTTGCATTGTGGAATCGGGCTCGGTGATCGATGGCTGCCAATATAACCAGCGTTGCCGGCGGCCATCAGCATGAATCACCATGACTTCACCTGGTCGTAATTTCGTCACGTTTTTCACAAGCGTGTGAGGTGCAGGAACAAAGCGGTGTGCGAGATAACTGGACAGCATCTTCGGATCAACATCAAAGCGAAAGCCCTTTAAATTCATAAAGGACTTCAATTCCGAAGAAAAAGCCAACATCTCGCCATTTTCGTACAGGTATAAAGGCTTTTGACCGACGCGGTCCCGGGCAAGAATGAGCCGGTGAGTTTTCCTATCCCAAAGGGCAATAGCATACATGCCCGAAAGGCGGTCCAAAAAGTTCATGCCAAATTCTTCATATAAGTGGACTAGCACTTCTCCATCCGCCTGACTATTCAGGTGATGACCCATGGACTCAACTAATATTTTCAAATCGGGATAATTGTAAAGTTCCCCATTATAGACTGCTACAACTTTGCCGTCTTCTGAATAATAGGGCTGTTTGCCATGGAGAACATCGATTACAGCCAACCGACGCATGCCAAAACCCATATTGCGATCGGTAAAGCGTCCCTCATCATCAGGACCGCGGTGGATCATCGCATTTAACATGCCTGTCAAGTCGCTGGCTTGTACCGGACGTTCTCGATGCCATATCCCTGCTATTCCGCAGATTGCAACCACCTCATTTCAAAGTTGCGTCGATTATACGTCACCGACACCAAAAGCCGGTGAATCTATTGTGAGAGATTCTCATCTACTCCCATGACCGGTCGTTTAAATCAATACTTCCCTATGATACTCAACTTCCGGAGGATTGGAAAGTTGACACGGTTCGCATTATCTGCTACAAATCGTCAGCATTTGACATCGGTGTTCACGTTCGAGACGAACACGGCATATAAGAAAAGACCGCCTGAGGCGGTCTTTTGGGAGTTAATCCAAGTAGTCTTTGAGTTTTTTGCTCCGGGTAGGATGACGCAATTTCCTCAAGGCTTTGGCTTCGATTTGACGGATTCGTTCGCGCGTCACCCCGAAAACCTGACCCACTTCTTCCAATGTACGGGCGCGGCCATCATTGAGACCAAAACGTAAACGCAAAACCTTTTCCTCACGGTTGGTCAACGTGTCTAAAACCTCTTCCAACTGTTCTTTTAACAGTTGGTAGCCTGCAGCCTCCGCGGGGGCAGGAGCATCCTCATCCTCGATGAAGTCGCCCAAATGAGAATCCTCTTCTTCTCCGATAGGAGTTTCAAGTGACACGGGCTCTTGCGCTACTTTCAAAATTTCCCGCACCCGCTCTTCCGTGATGCCCATCTCTTTGGCAATTTCTTCTGGTGTCGGATCACGGCCTAATTCCTGTAACAATTGGCGTTGGACACGAATCAGTTTATTTATCGTTTCCACCATATGCACGGGAATCCGGATAGTCCGTGCCTGATCAGCAATGGCCCGGGTAATGGCTTGCCGTATCCACCATGTCGCATACGTGCTGAACTTATATCCCTTGCGGTAATCAAATTTCTCGACCGCTTTAATGAGTCCTAGATTCCCTTCTTGAATCAAATCTAGGAACAGCATCCCACGACCGACATACCGTTTGGCGATAGAGACAACGAGCCGTAAGTTGGCTTCAGCCAATTTACGTTTGGCTTCCTCATCTCCCTGTTCAATACGTTTCGCTAATTCCACTTCTTCTTCGGCTGTTAATAAGGGAACACGGCCAATTTCCTTCAAATACATCCTGACCGGATCATCAATGGCCACCCCATCCGGTACACTTAAATCCCGACCAATATCTTCTGCTTCTTCAACATCGACTTCATCCGGCTCTGGCTCTTGTTCATCCGCTACCTGTTCTCCAACCAACTCAATTCCTAACTCGCCAAACATCTCATATATGCTGTCAATCTGGTCGGGAGGAAGGTCAACAGACTGCAGAGTGTCCACAATTTCACCATAAGACAACTTACCCCGCTCTTGACCACGGCGAATCAGGGATTTGACCTCATCAATTTGTCCCACAGATTTCTTTCCCTGAGCCATGTTATCCCTCCTTTCCTATGCGAACAGCATCCCATGGCGCAGATGTTCTCGTCATCTGATCCTGAGCCAAGCGGCTCTGCAACGCCTGAATTTCCCGTATCAATTCAGGCGAATCCTCGCCTTGTTTCAGCCGCGCTATGAGTGATTGCCACCGAGCATTATCCCGTTGCCGCACAATGGCCTGCATGACATCTTCAAACACACGCGGCCCTCCATCCGGACCATCATACGCAAGTGCCTCCAACACGAGGCGACGGACCTGCGTTTGCATCCCGTCAATCTGACTGGTTAACTCTGATAGAGATTTACCCTGTTCCAGGTTATCTAAAACCCCAGTCAGATCATGTTCCAAAATCCATTCTGGCAAGGTTTCCCGTACCTTTCCCACATATTCTGGATGCCGAACTAATAAGGCCAGTAAATAGACATCATACGATGGTCTTTTGACCTTTGAAACGATTCTCTCCATATTATGCCTATTTTTCGGCGATATATGCCCATTTCCTTGCTTCAACCCAAAACTCTGTGCTAAAATACTTTGATCAACTTGCAGTTTTCTCGCCATCAATTCGAGATAGCCTGCTTTCTCAATGGGGTTGCTCAAAGCATTCCAAAAAGGCTTCAGCACTTCCACCAACTCAGCCTTTCCTCGGGCAGACTGTCTAGGAGAGTCGGCCAAACGTTCTTCCAATATCGCCTCAAAATAGGGTATGCGACGTTCCACACTTTCGGCTAGAGCTGACAAACCCTTTTCCCTCAAAAATTCATCCGGATCTTTACCACTATTCAACGTGACACGATTTACCTGGACGCCTTCTTCGGAAAGAATCATAAATGCCCGTCGCATAGCTTCTTCTCCGGCTTGATCCCGGTCATACAGCAAGTCCACTTCCTTGCTATAACGGGCTAATGCCCGCGCATGCTCTTTACTCAATGCCGTTCCCAAACTTGCCACAGCTTGTCCTAATCCAGCCTCGTGACATGCTATGACATCGAAATACCCCTCAACCAATAAGGGCCGCCGACCTTGACGCCAAAATTTCCGTGCCAAATGTTCTCCATAGAGTACCGTACTTTTATGAAATAACGGCGTGTCAGGTGAATTAAGATATTTCGGTTCTTGCTCCGGCTCAATTGAACGGCCTCCAAATGCAATAAGTTGACCCCGGTGATTCCAAATAGGAAACATGATACGATGACGCCATCGATCATAAATGCCCTGACCTTCCTGTCGGGAGACGGCAACCCCCGCTTCGAGCATTTCAGCATCGGTAATACCATGTTTCGATAAGAACTGTGTAAGAGCGTTCCATGACTTGGGAGCATAGCCCAATTCAAATCGTTTTCGCGCTGCTTCACTGACTTGACGAGATGCCAAATATCCTAAAAAAATCTCAACATATTGGTTAGCGCTGATTTGAAAAAATTCCTGAGTCCACTCCATCACGGCCTGTAGTCGACTAAAGTGACGTGTCACTTCCGTGTTCTCAGACTTTTGAGGTCGGGGTATACCCACTTCGGTAGCAAGCATGTCCACCGCCTCATTAAAACTTAAGCCATCATGCTCCATCAAAAACGTGTAGACAGTGCCTCCCGTGTGACAGCCGAAACAATAAAATAATTGCTGCTGGGGATCCACACTAAACGACGGCGTTTTTTCCTGATGAAACGGACACAATCCCCAAAAATTTTTGCCTTTCTGCTTTAGACTGACATAACGTCCTATGACGTCAACAATATCAGCAGCTTCTCTCACTGCGTTGACCCAGGCCTCGTATGTGGAATCAAGCATCAGGAATCACTCCAGTCCATGAGGAAAAATTCGCCGCCAATGCAAATATTCCTGCTTATTTTTTCGCAATGACGAGAAATGAAGAAAAAAAATCCCCAGCCACACGGACGGGTTCGTAAATGATCATTATTCACAATCATTATATTTACCATTATTATAGCACAGGATGCAAGAGTTTCTTGCATCCTGTGCTTATTGTCTACCTTCGTCTTAACACCCGATTATGGGTGCCGCAAATTGGCTTGCGCTGCTGCCAAACGTGCAATCGGCACACGGTATGGTGAAGCACTCACATAATTGAGACCGGCCAGATGGCAAAAT includes the following:
- the asnB gene encoding asparagine synthase (glutamine-hydrolyzing), with the translated sequence MVAICGIAGIWHRERPVQASDLTGMLNAMIHRGPDDEGRFTDRNMGFGMRRLAVIDVLHGKQPYYSEDGKVVAVYNGELYNYPDLKILVESMGHHLNSQADGEVLVHLYEEFGMNFLDRLSGMYAIALWDRKTHRLILARDRVGQKPLYLYENGEMLAFSSELKSFMNLKGFRFDVDPKMLSSYLAHRFVPAPHTLVKNVTKLRPGEVMVIHADGRRQRWLYWQPSITEPDSTMQMTYWADRLHGLLVDVVRGHLASDVPLGVFLSGGLDSSVLTAIAAGTLERPLEAWSATFPAKYPGYDEFAWAEKVAKTYGIALHRVDVDLAITPERVRELAYVLDEPMADPTVLPLDGVAKAAAEQETVMISGEGADEIFAGYAGYGEVHSLSWLRKVPAWARNLWIQQNWPGSNAFRRAAIPISERYRGVGFTFNPEEQQRILKPEWVQPDRPGAVAEYWMTHANLPELQAMQGFDVQWFLPDDVLLKADRIGMHYNLEIRVPFCDHEVVDLALRLPLALRRSGKEDKRVLREVAKRVLPPEIVRRPKQGFPTPLTDLLAGPLHDIAWDTLTSDSALTQEWLNIAEVHRLLADMGPGHGTTARQIYSLLMLELWAEEMQAKVRAAQRRGYSSSVNRS
- the rpoD gene encoding RNA polymerase sigma factor RpoD, with translation MAQGKKSVGQIDEVKSLIRRGQERGKLSYGEIVDTLQSVDLPPDQIDSIYEMFGELGIELVGEQVADEQEPEPDEVDVEEAEDIGRDLSVPDGVAIDDPVRMYLKEIGRVPLLTAEEEVELAKRIEQGDEEAKRKLAEANLRLVVSIAKRYVGRGMLFLDLIQEGNLGLIKAVEKFDYRKGYKFSTYATWWIRQAITRAIADQARTIRIPVHMVETINKLIRVQRQLLQELGRDPTPEEIAKEMGITEERVREILKVAQEPVSLETPIGEEEDSHLGDFIEDEDAPAPAEAAGYQLLKEQLEEVLDTLTNREEKVLRLRFGLNDGRARTLEEVGQVFGVTRERIRQIEAKALRKLRHPTRSKKLKDYLD
- the dnaG gene encoding DNA primase, with the translated sequence MLDSTYEAWVNAVREAADIVDVIGRYVSLKQKGKNFWGLCPFHQEKTPSFSVDPQQQLFYCFGCHTGGTVYTFLMEHDGLSFNEAVDMLATEVGIPRPQKSENTEVTRHFSRLQAVMEWTQEFFQISANQYVEIFLGYLASRQVSEAARKRFELGYAPKSWNALTQFLSKHGITDAEMLEAGVAVSRQEGQGIYDRWRHRIMFPIWNHRGQLIAFGGRSIEPEQEPKYLNSPDTPLFHKSTVLYGEHLARKFWRQGRRPLLVEGYFDVIACHEAGLGQAVASLGTALSKEHARALARYSKEVDLLYDRDQAGEEAMRRAFMILSEEGVQVNRVTLNSGKDPDEFLREKGLSALAESVERRIPYFEAILEERLADSPRQSARGKAELVEVLKPFWNALSNPIEKAGYLELMARKLQVDQSILAQSFGLKQGNGHISPKNRHNMERIVSKVKRPSYDVYLLALLVRHPEYVGKVRETLPEWILEHDLTGVLDNLEQGKSLSELTSQIDGMQTQVRRLVLEALAYDGPDGGPRVFEDVMQAIVRQRDNARWQSLIARLKQGEDSPELIREIQALQSRLAQDQMTRTSAPWDAVRIGKEG